A portion of the Juglans microcarpa x Juglans regia isolate MS1-56 chromosome 1D, Jm3101_v1.0, whole genome shotgun sequence genome contains these proteins:
- the LOC121240991 gene encoding uncharacterized protein LOC121240991: MAKYWVEVCLISARGLRHSSSLWKLQWFAVGWIDPNNKYCTKIDASGNANPIWKTKFAVLVDDSLDPVLHVEVYSREPIFLREKLQGTASVVLKEFLGKQIKKNEGSRPVTEEVGSYQLRKRNSSKPKGFVDISIRISEEREDPSSYRGNEEGFMLSDLSNNITLSTGDGAALSKQRPPVPPTYRPENQMQSNSPYTHSRPFPTSYSNPSVGGPSYMPAGAPSYRPTITPPPPPPPPANVGYMPTFLPRTDRLSETYINMPASTGAAAHGRGMGPGFGMGVGAGALAAGAVIFGDDFMSGFDVPTGFQDASLAISVDPPF, translated from the exons ATGGCGAAATATTGGGTCGAGGTCTGCCTGATATCTGCTAGGGGTCTCCGGCATTCTTCCTCGCTCTGGAAGCTCCAGTGGTTCGCAGTTGGGTGGATTGATCctaacaataaatattgtacCAAGATTGATGCTTCCGGTAATGCAAATCCGATCTGGAAAACCAAGTTTGCTGTCTTGGTTGACGACTCCCTAGATCCGGTACTGCACGTTGAGGTTTATAGCAGAGAGCCCATATTCCTCAGAGAAAAGCTTCAGGGCACAGCAAGTGTTGTCTTGAAAGAGTTTCTTGGCAAGCAGATCAAGAAAAATGAGGGTTCGAGGCCTGTAACGGAAGAAGTAGGAAGTTATCAACTGCGGAAAAGGAATTCTAGTAAACCCAAAGGCTTTGTTGATATTTCAATTCGTATTTCCGAGGAAAGGGAAGATCCAAGCTCGTATAG aggcaACGAGGAAGGATTTATGCTCTCGGATCTCAGCAACAATATCACCTTATCCACCGGAGATGGCGCAGCTCTTTCCAAGCAGCGGCCTCCGGTTCCACCAACTTATCGGCCAGAAAACCAAATGCAGTCAAACTCCCCATATACCCATTCAAGGCCATTCCCGACAAGCTATTCCAATCCATCTGTGGGTGGACCAAGCTACATGCCAGCGGGTGCACCAAGCTACCGTCCGACCATAACTCCACCGCCACCTCCACCCCCGCCTGCTAATGTAGGTTACATGCCCACTTTTCTGCCAAGAACAGATCGATTGTCGGAGACTTACATAAATATGCCGGCATCAACTGGAGCAGCAGCGCATGGTCGTGGCATGGGGCCAGGTTTTGGAATGGGAGTGGGTGCTGGTGCACTGGCAGCTGGTGCTGTGATATTCGGTGATGACTTTATGTCAGGATTTGATGTTCCTACAGGGTTTCAGGATGCTAGTCTCGCCATATCAGTCGACCCTCCTTTCTAA